One region of Nycticebus coucang isolate mNycCou1 chromosome 10, mNycCou1.pri, whole genome shotgun sequence genomic DNA includes:
- the LOC128596345 gene encoding 40S ribosomal protein S21-like produces MTVMKEFKYKWCNVKKHLLPFSAFTRRSGSRSGLDIQNDAGEFVDLYVPRKCSASNHIIGAKDHASIQMNVAEVDKVTGRFNGQFKTYAICGAIRRIGESDDSILRLAKADGIVSKNF; encoded by the exons ATGACTGTGATGAAAGAGTTTAAGTACAAATGG TGTAATGTTAAAAAACATCTACTCCCTTTCTCTGCCTTCACGCGTCGCAGTGGCAGCAGGTCCGGCCTTGACATACAGAACGACGCCGGCGAGTTCGTGGACCTGTACGTGCCTAGGAAATGCTCCGCCAGCAACCACATCATCGGTGCTAAGGACCACGCATCCATCCAGATGAACGTGGCTGAGGTTGACAAGGTTACCGGTAGATTTAACGGCCAGTTTAAAACCTATGCCATCTGTGGGGCCATTCGCAGGATAGGCGAATCAGATGATTCCATTCTCCGATTGGCCAAGGCTGATGGCATCGTTTCAAAGAATTTCTGA